In Companilactobacillus allii, one genomic interval encodes:
- a CDS encoding DgaE family pyridoxal phosphate-dependent ammonia lyase: MENIYDKYDLKQVVNASGKMTILGVSKVSDDVLEAQKFGGQNFFEISDLVLKTGQHLAKVIGSEDGVVLASASAAIAQSVAAIIGKGSLHHVYHPFDERYTNREIIIPKGQNVDYGTPEEVMIELGGGKVVEAGYANMCSKEHIEMMITDKTAAILYVKSHHAVQKSMLSVEEAIEVAHKHNLPLILDAAAEENLKKYINMNADVVIYSGAKAFSGPSSCLTLGKKPYIDWIRLQSKGIGRAMKIGKDNILGLTKAIEDYLKFGPENGDSMKERLTPFVKELNSIKGIDAKVVQDAAGRDIYRASVTVSDNSSIDAMELIDELKKDSPAIYTREYRANMGIIEFDIRAVHDTEMKMIVGKIKQIMKAV, translated from the coding sequence ATGGAAAATATCTATGATAAATATGATTTGAAACAAGTAGTTAATGCCAGTGGAAAAATGACGATTTTAGGAGTTTCTAAAGTTTCAGATGATGTCTTGGAAGCACAAAAATTTGGTGGACAGAATTTCTTTGAAATAAGTGACTTAGTTCTAAAAACTGGGCAACACTTGGCAAAAGTTATTGGATCGGAGGATGGAGTTGTTCTTGCCTCGGCTTCTGCAGCAATTGCACAGTCAGTGGCGGCAATCATTGGTAAAGGTAGTTTACATCATGTATATCACCCATTCGATGAGAGATATACAAATAGGGAAATCATTATTCCAAAGGGACAAAACGTTGATTATGGAACACCTGAAGAAGTAATGATTGAACTAGGTGGTGGAAAAGTAGTTGAAGCTGGTTACGCCAATATGTGTAGTAAAGAACATATTGAAATGATGATTACAGACAAGACGGCAGCAATACTTTATGTTAAAAGTCATCACGCTGTTCAAAAAAGTATGTTGAGTGTTGAAGAGGCAATTGAGGTGGCCCACAAACATAATTTGCCATTAATACTTGATGCTGCGGCTGAGGAAAATCTTAAAAAGTACATAAATATGAATGCTGATGTTGTTATATATAGTGGTGCAAAAGCGTTCTCAGGACCATCATCCTGTCTCACACTAGGCAAAAAGCCTTATATTGATTGGATAAGATTACAATCTAAGGGTATTGGCCGAGCAATGAAAATAGGTAAAGATAATATTCTTGGCCTTACAAAGGCTATTGAGGATTACTTAAAGTTCGGTCCTGAAAATGGTGATTCAATGAAAGAAAGATTGACACCTTTTGTTAAGGAATTGAATAGCATTAAAGGAATTGATGCAAAAGTTGTTCAGGACGCTGCTGGTCGTGATATTTATAGAGCTAGTGTGACAGTCTCCGATAATTCATCTATTGATGCTATGGAATTAATTGATGAATTAAAAAAGGATAGCCCGGCAATTTATACTAGAGAATATCGTGCAAATATGGGAATCATCGAATTTGATATTCGTGCAGTACATGATACAGAAATGAAAATGATAGTTGGTAAAATCAAACAAATAATGAAGGCGGTGTGA
- a CDS encoding bifunctional 4-hydroxy-2-oxoglutarate aldolase/2-dehydro-3-deoxy-phosphogluconate aldolase — MLQKLETLKDVQKSGVVAVVRGATKEEAYKASKACIEGGVKAIELTFTAPHADEIIGDLVEDYKDDKDVVIGAGTVLDPATARLAIIAGAKFVVSPSFSKDVAKLCNLYAIPYMPGCMTPREVQDALSYGSDIVKIFPGSVVGQGMVSALQGPFPQVNIMPTGGVSLENMKEWFDKGVIVVGAGGNLVGPAAKGDFAQVKKNAEAYHAEILKIRE, encoded by the coding sequence ATGTTACAAAAATTAGAGACACTAAAAGATGTTCAAAAATCAGGTGTTGTCGCAGTTGTACGTGGTGCAACTAAAGAAGAAGCCTATAAAGCGTCAAAAGCTTGTATTGAAGGTGGAGTAAAGGCAATTGAATTAACTTTTACAGCACCACATGCGGATGAAATCATTGGTGATTTAGTCGAAGACTATAAAGATGATAAGGATGTAGTCATTGGAGCAGGTACAGTATTAGATCCAGCTACAGCACGTTTAGCAATCATTGCAGGTGCAAAGTTCGTAGTTAGTCCATCATTTTCAAAAGATGTAGCTAAGCTATGTAATCTCTATGCTATTCCATATATGCCAGGTTGTATGACACCTCGTGAGGTTCAAGATGCATTGAGCTATGGATCAGATATCGTTAAGATCTTTCCAGGATCAGTTGTTGGACAAGGTATGGTTTCTGCTCTCCAAGGACCATTCCCACAAGTTAATATTATGCCTACTGGTGGCGTATCTCTTGAGAACATGAAAGAATGGTTTGATAAAGGTGTTATTGTAGTTGGAGCAGGTGGCAATTTGGTTGGACCGGCTGCTAAGGGTGATTTTGCACAAGTTAAGAAAAATGCAGAAGCATATCATGCAGAAATTCTTAAAATTAGAGAATAA
- a CDS encoding sugar kinase, translated as MSEVITIGEPLVTFASKDPDVSLVDAINFHKIMGGAELNVAIGVRRLGHSVEYISQVGADPFGDYIIKTVLGHKVGTKYISKDPNNFTGHQLKQLVTKGDPDTFNYRKGSAASHLTSDVINKVNLDDVKIAHMSGIFPAISDTAEETFRTLLKRIVEKNILVTFDPNLRPSLWSSKEKMISTINELAASADIVLPGVEEGKILMGSDDPEKIADFYLKGERTKTVVVKIGAEGAYVKTKDGDSYTVKGFKVDKVVDTVGAGDGFALGVITALLEGQPMKSAVLRGNAVGALQVQTLGDNDGYPDKDGLKEFYSKEGVQE; from the coding sequence ATGAGTGAAGTTATTACAATCGGTGAACCATTAGTTACTTTTGCATCAAAAGATCCAGACGTTTCACTAGTAGATGCCATTAATTTTCATAAAATTATGGGTGGAGCAGAATTAAATGTTGCTATTGGTGTACGACGTTTAGGACATTCAGTAGAATATATTTCTCAAGTTGGAGCAGATCCATTTGGAGACTATATTATTAAAACTGTTTTAGGACACAAAGTTGGAACTAAATATATTTCAAAAGACCCCAATAATTTTACTGGTCATCAATTAAAACAATTAGTTACAAAAGGTGACCCAGATACATTCAATTATCGTAAAGGATCAGCTGCATCACATTTGACAAGTGATGTCATTAATAAAGTTAATTTAGACGATGTCAAAATTGCTCATATGTCAGGTATTTTCCCAGCAATTTCAGATACTGCAGAAGAAACATTCAGAACTTTATTAAAGAGAATTGTCGAAAAGAATATTTTAGTTACTTTTGATCCTAATTTGAGACCATCATTATGGAGTAGCAAAGAAAAAATGATTAGTACTATTAATGAATTAGCTGCTTCAGCAGATATTGTTTTACCAGGTGTTGAAGAAGGTAAAATTTTGATGGGTTCTGATGATCCAGAAAAGATTGCTGACTTTTATCTTAAAGGTGAACGTACAAAGACGGTTGTCGTCAAAATAGGTGCCGAAGGTGCATATGTTAAGACAAAAGATGGTGATAGTTATACAGTTAAAGGGTTCAAAGTCGACAAAGTTGTAGACACAGTTGGTGCCGGAGATGGATTTGCATTAGGAGTTATTACAGCACTACTTGAAGGTCAACCAATGAAATCTGCAGTTCTTCGTGGAAATGCAGTTGGCGCTTTACAAGTTCAGACTTTGGGTGATAATGATGGATATCCAGATAAAGATGGATTGAAAGAATTTTATTCAAAAGAAGGAGTTCAAGAATAA
- a CDS encoding orotidine 5'-phosphate decarboxylase / HUMPS family protein, whose amino-acid sequence MKLQVAIDRVTLDDAVKLTHELDGVVDIIELGTSLIKDYGLLALKDAPFNIHNSRVLYDLKTNDEGAYEFEKGFESNADILTVMAGSSLDTIKQVYDVTEKYNKEMLIDLLEVDNNKIKDITSFDNAIYGLHHSKDSKDSFDAVDTLDKFKKSFPEVKKIAVAGGIDLKQAKAISAQGIANTIIVGGKIVKTDNPVESAKQFMEAIK is encoded by the coding sequence ATGAAGCTTCAAGTGGCCATTGACAGAGTAACTTTAGATGATGCGGTCAAATTAACGCATGAATTGGATGGAGTAGTTGATATTATTGAATTAGGTACTTCCTTAATTAAGGACTATGGTTTGTTGGCCCTTAAGGATGCTCCGTTTAATATACATAATTCAAGAGTTTTGTATGATTTAAAGACAAATGATGAGGGTGCCTATGAATTTGAAAAGGGATTTGAATCAAACGCCGATATATTAACTGTAATGGCTGGATCGTCCTTAGATACAATCAAACAGGTATATGATGTAACTGAAAAATATAATAAAGAAATGTTGATTGATTTATTAGAAGTAGATAATAATAAAATCAAAGATATTACTAGCTTTGATAATGCCATTTATGGGCTACATCACTCAAAGGATTCTAAAGATTCTTTTGATGCAGTAGATACTTTAGATAAATTTAAGAAGAGTTTCCCAGAGGTTAAAAAAATTGCAGTGGCTGGTGGAATCGACTTGAAACAAGCTAAAGCTATTTCTGCTCAAGGAATTGCTAATACGATTATTGTTGGTGGTAAAATAGTTAAGACAGATAATCCGGTAGAATCTGCTAAACAATTCATGGAGGCAATAAAATGA
- the hxlB gene encoding 6-phospho-3-hexuloisomerase, whose translation MTLISQIMQEVNEVMNMVDEDQIDSAEKLIQKDKRIFVLGAGRSGLMAKGFAMRLMHIGYTVYVIGETITPSVQSGDVLVSVSGSGKTSSILELTQKAKEDGVAIVALTSNADSPLGQLGDSTIVVPGATKGGDGVKSIQLLSTLFDQSVHITLDTLCLKLSRRDHTSNSSAKSAHSNME comes from the coding sequence ATGACATTAATCAGTCAAATTATGCAAGAAGTCAACGAAGTTATGAATATGGTTGATGAAGATCAAATAGATAGTGCTGAAAAATTAATTCAAAAGGATAAACGTATTTTTGTTCTTGGTGCAGGTCGCTCAGGATTAATGGCAAAGGGATTTGCAATGAGATTAATGCATATCGGATATACTGTATATGTTATAGGTGAAACAATAACACCTTCAGTACAATCAGGTGATGTATTAGTATCAGTTTCTGGTTCTGGTAAAACATCGAGCATCTTGGAATTAACTCAAAAGGCAAAAGAAGATGGCGTCGCAATTGTTGCACTGACAAGTAATGCTGATTCACCACTAGGTCAATTGGGAGATTCAACAATTGTTGTTCCTGGTGCTACTAAAGGTGGAGACGGTGTTAAGTCTATTCAATTGTTAAGTACATTATTTGATCAAAGTGTTCATATTACTTTGGATACACTTTGCCTAAAATTAAGTAGACGTGACCATACTTCGAATAGTTCAGCAAAATCTGCACATAGTAACATGGAATAA
- a CDS encoding HAD-IIB family hydrolase, translated as MENKKILLTDLDGTFVMNSHSISENALKAFNELNKNFIMGVATGRSLKEIEYLEKENNIHFDIHVAFNGSLLRGKNNEILVDNPLKHDDLCQILNYLNENNITFDALDGIERIGNYKTKDVKRLWGMNLITLDDPFERVRGMNVYKINVRPGKKNFDKIFEEMNSMFPKLSIYEGGTQQRIEISAENSSKGTAVNYLKSKYNKAVIVVGDSGNDAPMFEKADVSFCISHAKSNVKNKADQSIENFAEVPIKLNSIYKEVI; from the coding sequence ATGGAAAATAAAAAAATTTTGCTTACGGATCTAGATGGTACATTCGTTATGAATTCGCATTCAATTAGTGAGAATGCTTTAAAAGCATTTAATGAATTAAATAAGAATTTTATTATGGGTGTGGCCACAGGGAGATCTTTGAAAGAAATAGAATATCTTGAGAAAGAAAATAACATTCATTTTGATATTCATGTTGCATTTAATGGTTCTCTTTTACGAGGGAAAAATAATGAAATATTAGTTGATAATCCGCTAAAGCATGATGACTTATGCCAAATTTTAAATTATTTAAATGAAAATAATATTACTTTTGATGCTTTAGATGGAATTGAAAGGATAGGGAATTATAAAACTAAAGATGTTAAACGTCTTTGGGGAATGAATTTGATAACACTGGATGATCCCTTTGAGAGAGTCAGGGGAATGAACGTTTATAAAATTAACGTTAGACCAGGGAAAAAGAATTTTGATAAAATTTTTGAAGAAATGAATTCTATGTTTCCTAAACTGTCAATATATGAAGGTGGAACACAACAACGAATTGAAATTTCAGCAGAGAATAGTTCCAAAGGTACGGCGGTCAATTATTTGAAGAGTAAATATAATAAAGCTGTAATTGTTGTCGGAGATTCAGGAAATGATGCTCCTATGTTTGAAAAAGCTGATGTATCATTTTGTATTTCACATGCCAAATCTAATGTGAAAAATAAAGCTGATCAATCAATAGAAAATTTTGCTGAGGTACCTATTAAACTAAATTCTATTTATAAAGAAGTGATATAA
- a CDS encoding sugar phosphate isomerase/epimerase family protein gives MTLILNTWIFEKDVKKGASQVDLVDRVANLGVDGIEVRREYFKDLDKELPETAKKAKERNLIVNYSVPDVIFEDDGSLNPMLQTYFEEGKILGLKKIKFNIGNYSKFTGDLKEALSQFPIDKIEMNVENDQTQVSGTVVALTKFLSAAHEAGLPEIGYVYDLGNWAFTHGDAIESAKALAPYTHYIHLKNTIDNQGELSTSDNLNVGIYDWKNILTYLPKDVYFALEYPMDTDEQIKEQIELFQKEVGA, from the coding sequence ATGACTTTAATTTTAAATACATGGATTTTTGAAAAAGATGTTAAAAAGGGTGCTAGTCAAGTTGATTTGGTAGATCGTGTTGCTAATCTTGGAGTAGATGGCATTGAAGTACGTCGTGAATATTTCAAGGATTTGGATAAAGAATTGCCTGAAACAGCTAAAAAGGCTAAGGAACGTAATCTAATTGTTAACTATAGTGTTCCGGATGTTATTTTTGAAGATGATGGTTCATTAAATCCAATGTTACAAACATATTTTGAAGAAGGTAAGATTTTAGGACTTAAGAAAATTAAATTCAATATTGGTAATTACAGTAAATTTACTGGCGATTTAAAAGAAGCATTAAGTCAATTTCCAATCGATAAAATTGAGATGAATGTCGAAAATGATCAAACACAGGTATCAGGTACGGTTGTAGCATTAACTAAATTCTTGTCAGCAGCACATGAAGCTGGCTTGCCAGAAATTGGATATGTTTATGATTTAGGAAATTGGGCATTTACACATGGTGATGCAATTGAAAGTGCTAAAGCACTGGCACCATATACGCATTATATTCACTTGAAGAACACTATAGATAATCAAGGTGAATTATCAACTTCTGATAATTTGAATGTTGGTATCTATGACTGGAAGAATATTCTTACTTATCTACCAAAGGATGTTTATTTTGCACTTGAATATCCAATGGATACTGACGAACAAATCAAAGAACAAATTGAATTGTTTCAAAAAGAGGTAGGTGCATAG
- a CDS encoding gluconate:proton symporter — translation MSSTIIAILLLITFAAFIFYILKGGNLMVGFFVMAILWALIGMVPFDTAIQKVFAEPALNYGPTIIYIVFGSWFGRVLVESGIAPAISEQTNKVGKKKPLIAGILVIIVTAFIFVSAYGVGSVIAIGVILLPILLSIGVPRDLALSVFALSIGAPMYINVVLYNQIKAFFPKAQYGGSYLVFGVIAALVQLAAVIILLILNRKKIDSSQAEKNLEIIGASSDNVEDGNKVPKIAFIIPIIPVAMNMIFKWDAIPALTVSTLLAMLLTGKMKNYKEFVKFLNETVQKSISDISGLIMFLMALTMFSGAASLNAARFRPVFAAILPHDHLILAVALGVLAPLALFRGPLHVWGAGAATAAVLSGTGLFNDAFLLPLLYVPTLMAVSTDITQSWNIWGLDYMKVQSKSFLKYGVPVMWIVSIINEVLVYYFFG, via the coding sequence ATGAGTTCTACAATAATTGCAATATTATTATTAATTACATTTGCCGCCTTTATTTTTTACATATTAAAGGGCGGAAACTTGATGGTTGGATTTTTCGTAATGGCCATTTTGTGGGCATTAATTGGTATGGTTCCATTTGATACAGCTATTCAAAAAGTATTTGCAGAACCGGCTCTTAATTATGGACCAACTATTATCTACATTGTATTTGGTTCTTGGTTTGGACGTGTTTTAGTTGAAAGTGGTATTGCTCCGGCAATATCTGAACAGACTAATAAGGTCGGTAAGAAGAAACCATTAATAGCCGGAATTTTAGTTATCATTGTTACAGCTTTTATTTTTGTTAGTGCATATGGTGTTGGATCCGTAATAGCTATTGGTGTTATTCTTTTACCAATTCTTTTATCTATTGGTGTACCAAGAGATCTAGCATTATCAGTATTTGCTTTATCAATTGGAGCTCCAATGTATATTAACGTTGTTTTATATAATCAAATTAAGGCTTTCTTCCCCAAAGCACAATATGGTGGTTCATATCTTGTCTTTGGTGTTATAGCAGCACTTGTTCAACTTGCTGCAGTTATTATTTTGTTGATTTTAAATCGCAAAAAGATTGATTCTTCTCAAGCAGAGAAAAATTTGGAAATTATTGGTGCAAGTTCAGATAATGTTGAAGATGGTAATAAAGTTCCTAAAATTGCTTTCATTATCCCTATTATTCCAGTTGCAATGAATATGATATTCAAATGGGATGCAATTCCAGCTTTAACAGTTTCAACATTACTAGCTATGTTATTAACTGGAAAAATGAAAAATTATAAGGAATTTGTCAAGTTTCTTAACGAAACAGTTCAAAAATCAATTAGTGATATTTCCGGATTGATTATGTTCTTAATGGCATTAACAATGTTTAGTGGAGCTGCTTCATTAAATGCTGCACGATTCCGTCCAGTATTTGCTGCAATTTTACCACATGATCATTTAATATTAGCAGTTGCTTTAGGTGTTTTAGCACCACTAGCATTGTTCCGTGGACCACTTCACGTTTGGGGTGCCGGAGCTGCCACTGCTGCTGTTTTATCGGGTACAGGACTGTTCAATGATGCATTTTTACTTCCATTATTATATGTACCAACATTGATGGCTGTTTCTACAGATATTACCCAATCATGGAATATTTGGGGACTAGATTATATGAAAGTTCAATCAAAGAGTTTCTTGAAATATGGTGTACCTGTTATGTGGATAGTCTCAATTATTAATGAAGTTTTAGTTTATTATTTCTTTGGATAA
- a CDS encoding PTS sugar transporter subunit IIA produces MFGFLKNHHNNNELLSVSDGKIVNLSDVNDPVFNTGIMGIGYGIVPTDGTVYAPVSGKISMIADTKHGLGITSHDDLEILVHMGIDTVELKGKPFDILVKIGDEVEAGQKIALMNLDDIKKSGKDITTMVVITNSSDKGLSVSVKSGQRSNGELAATIKL; encoded by the coding sequence ATGTTTGGATTTTTAAAAAATCATCATAATAATAATGAATTACTATCAGTTAGTGATGGTAAAATTGTAAACTTGTCAGATGTTAATGATCCTGTATTTAATACGGGAATAATGGGAATCGGTTATGGGATAGTTCCAACTGATGGAACTGTTTATGCTCCAGTATCTGGTAAAATTTCGATGATTGCAGATACAAAACATGGTTTAGGAATTACATCTCATGATGATCTTGAAATTTTAGTACACATGGGTATAGATACCGTTGAATTGAAGGGGAAACCTTTTGATATCTTAGTTAAAATTGGAGATGAAGTAGAAGCTGGACAAAAAATTGCTTTAATGAACCTTGATGATATTAAAAAAAGTGGGAAAGATATAACAACTATGGTTGTTATTACAAATAGTTCAGACAAGGGATTATCAGTGAGTGTTAAATCAGGCCAAAGAAGCAATGGAGAATTGGCAGCAACTATCAAATTATAA
- a CDS encoding amidohydrolase/deacetylase family metallohydrolase: MIDLYVKNGKTISGSPVDVLIDQGKIIDIQSHIDGDVIAKKVLNLESKYYLSSGWIDDHVHCYEKLTLYYDKPDLDGVDAGVTTIVDAGSTGADNLADFYELTKKVKTNVYAMCNISKTGIIAQDELGHMDRIQNNLVKNMIDKYPEFVVGIKARMSKSVVAGSGIHPLIRAKKIQKLNNNIPLMVHIGTNPPELSDIMNLLNPGDIITHCYNGKPNGIMNLNLHEIKQFAIESYNRGIIFDVGHGTDSFNFEVARVAKSIGLIPKSISSDLYHRNRENGPVYNLATCLDKMLHLGYTMEEIIPMITINPANNFNLKNKGFLKKGFDGDLTIFSVENREKELTDSNGNKEIANKVVVPHYAIVSGNVYETKGEF; this comes from the coding sequence ATGATTGACTTATATGTGAAGAATGGCAAAACAATTTCTGGTAGTCCCGTTGATGTATTAATTGATCAAGGAAAAATTATTGATATTCAATCACATATTGACGGCGATGTTATTGCAAAAAAAGTTTTAAACTTGGAATCAAAATATTATCTGAGTTCTGGATGGATTGATGACCACGTTCATTGTTACGAAAAATTAACATTATACTATGACAAACCAGATTTAGATGGTGTTGATGCTGGAGTTACAACAATTGTTGATGCAGGCTCTACAGGTGCTGATAATTTAGCTGATTTTTATGAACTAACTAAAAAAGTAAAAACAAATGTTTATGCAATGTGTAATATTTCTAAAACAGGGATTATTGCACAAGATGAGTTAGGACACATGGACCGTATTCAGAATAATTTAGTTAAAAATATGATTGATAAGTATCCAGAATTTGTAGTTGGCATTAAAGCCAGGATGAGTAAGTCAGTTGTTGCTGGAAGTGGAATCCATCCCTTAATAAGAGCTAAGAAAATCCAAAAACTGAATAATAATATTCCATTGATGGTTCACATTGGAACCAATCCTCCAGAGCTAAGTGACATTATGAATCTCTTGAATCCAGGAGATATCATCACGCATTGCTATAACGGTAAACCAAATGGAATTATGAATTTGAATCTACATGAAATCAAACAATTTGCGATTGAGTCATATAATAGAGGAATTATTTTTGATGTGGGTCATGGAACAGACAGCTTTAATTTTGAGGTTGCTAGAGTTGCCAAGAGTATCGGATTAATTCCCAAATCTATAAGTAGTGACCTATATCACAGGAATAGAGAAAATGGCCCAGTTTATAATTTGGCCACGTGTCTAGATAAAATGCTTCATCTTGGTTACACAATGGAAGAAATTATACCGATGATTACAATTAATCCGGCTAATAATTTCAATCTTAAGAATAAAGGATTTTTAAAAAAAGGATTCGATGGTGATTTAACAATTTTTAGTGTAGAGAATAGGGAAAAAGAATTAACAGACTCAAATGGCAACAAAGAAATTGCAAACAAAGTTGTAGTTCCACATTATGCTATCGTCTCAGGAAATGTTTATGAAACAAAAGGGGAATTCTAA
- a CDS encoding LacI family DNA-binding transcriptional regulator — MKKKQSANMKDVAALSQVSIATVSRFLNNDLSRMSEETAKRVKDAIDKLNYVPNSAARQMVTKSSKMIAVVVANIDDYFSTELFKGISSILESTGYIGVLFDTDTNQKREIQLMDSVNSQSFDGLIFQPLTSDMSLIENEIRREIPIVIVDREIELSPWPQVITNNYEAARNAMLKFQTKGYKHVIILSSEINIASTRRERYQGIKSVANNVDVIEISEKSHNHKDIHKEIVSLIKKSDEKTLIFAIKERWLLEFIPGLMTDGYIDDMNVTATGFSDTDLARAIEPKAELIEQNPFLMGASSAEVMMDLLNDDDAKKIPSKLIIPAKLK; from the coding sequence ATGAAGAAGAAACAAAGTGCAAATATGAAAGATGTAGCTGCCTTATCTCAAGTATCAATTGCTACAGTCTCTCGATTTTTAAATAACGACCTGTCACGCATGTCTGAAGAAACTGCAAAAAGAGTTAAAGATGCCATAGATAAATTAAATTACGTACCTAATTCTGCCGCAAGACAAATGGTTACAAAATCAAGTAAAATGATTGCTGTGGTAGTTGCTAATATTGATGACTATTTTTCCACTGAATTATTCAAGGGCATTAGTTCTATTCTTGAAAGTACCGGATATATCGGTGTTCTCTTTGATACGGATACCAATCAAAAAAGAGAAATTCAATTAATGGACTCCGTTAATAGTCAAAGTTTTGATGGTTTAATATTTCAACCTTTAACTAGTGACATGAGCTTAATAGAAAATGAAATAAGACGGGAGATCCCAATAGTCATTGTTGACCGCGAAATCGAACTATCTCCCTGGCCACAAGTAATAACAAACAATTATGAGGCCGCACGAAACGCTATGTTGAAATTCCAAACTAAAGGATATAAACATGTAATTATTTTAAGTTCAGAAATCAACATAGCCTCCACTCGTCGTGAAAGATATCAAGGTATCAAATCGGTTGCTAATAATGTAGACGTAATTGAAATATCTGAAAAATCTCATAATCACAAAGACATTCATAAAGAAATTGTGTCTTTAATAAAAAAATCAGATGAAAAAACACTGATTTTTGCTATTAAGGAACGCTGGTTATTAGAATTTATTCCTGGCCTAATGACTGATGGGTATATTGATGATATGAATGTCACTGCTACCGGATTTTCTGACACTGACTTGGCACGTGCTATAGAACCTAAAGCTGAATTAATTGAGCAGAATCCATTTTTAATGGGAGCAAGTTCCGCTGAAGTTATGATGGACCTACTAAATGACGATGATGCAAAAAAAATCCCCTCAAAATTAATAATTCCGGCAAAATTAAAATAA